From the Parus major isolate Abel unplaced genomic scaffold, Parus_major1.1 Scaffold561, whole genome shotgun sequence genome, one window contains:
- the LOC107199300 gene encoding C5a anaphylatoxin chemotactic receptor 1-like produces the protein WDLTWSDTWNDNTTWNNTWNNTWNDLYDLYDLDSTQIPSGHRWVLVLYAAIFLLGVPGNAAVLWVTASELRSAVNGVWFSNLALADLLSCLALPFLALPLTTDHHWPLGGAACKALPSLTVLAMFSSVLLLTAISADRWALVARPVWCHNHRTPLLAAAVCAGAWAAAAALTAPSFVFRQVRSDPFSAKTTCVLSYGHRRGAEVGTAVLRFLCGFLGPFAVISGCYGRLLLRVRERGLGRSQKATRTVLVVIISFFVCWLPYHVVGLVLAAAEPGAAAFRSAQAADPAVAGLAYVNGCVNPIIYLVMGRGLGRVRRSWRALLRAVLSDEGGATTESRGRSGGTTEESDGTVV, from the coding sequence TGGGACCTCACCTGGAGCGACACCTGGAACGACAACACCACCTGGAACAACACCTGGAACAACACCTGGAACGACCTCTACGACCTCTACGACCTCGACTCCACCCAGATCCCCTCCGGCCACCGTTGGGTCTTGGTCCTTTACGCCGCCATTTTCCTCCTGGGCGTCCCCGGCAACGCCGCCGTGCTTTGGGTGACGGCGTCCGAGCTCCGCTCCGCCGTCAACGGCGTTTGGTTCTCCAACCTGGCCCTGGCCGACCTTCTCAGCTGCTTGGCCTTGCCCTTCCTGGCCTTGCCGCTGACCACCGACCACCACTGGCCCTTGGGCGGCGCCGCCTGCAAGGCGTTACCGTCCCTCACCGTGCTGGCCATGTTCTCCAGCGTTCTCCTGCTGACGGCCATCAGCGCCGACCGTTGGGCTCTGGTGGCCCGGCCCGTTTGGTGTCACAACCACCGGACGCCCCTTTTGGCGGCGGCGGTTTGCGCCGGCGCctgggcggcggcggcggcgttGACGGCGCCGTCGTTCGTCTTCCGCCAGGTGAGGTCGGATCCGTTCTCGGCCAAAACCACCTGCGTGTTGTCCTACGGCCACCGGCGCGGCGCCGAGGTGGGGACGGCGGTTCTTCGGTTCCTCTGCGGTTTCTTGGGGCCTTTCGCCGTTATCTCCGGTTGTTACGGCCGCCTGTTGCTGCGCGTGCGGGAACGAGGCTTGGGGAGGTCGCAGAAAGCCACCAGGACGGTGTTGGTGGTCATCATCAGCTTCTTCGTGTGTTGGTTGCCGTACCACGTGGTGGGTTTGGTGCTGGCGGCGGCGGAGCCGGGCGCGGCGGCGTTCCGCAGCGCACAGGCGGCCGATCCGGCGGTGGCGGGGTTGGCGTACGTCAACGGGTGCGTGAACCCCATCATCTACCTGGTGATGGGGCGGGGCCTGGGCCGGGTGAGGAGATCGTGGAGGGCGTTGTTGAGGGCGGTGCTGAGCGATGAGGGCGGGGCCACCACGGAGAGCCGGGGGCGGAGCGGTGGGACCACGGAGGAGAGCGATGGGACGGTGGTGTGA